Proteins encoded within one genomic window of Amycolatopsis sp. 2-15:
- a CDS encoding fumarylacetoacetate hydrolase family protein has protein sequence MRYGNINGRVALLSGDLALDVEKASDGRFGPDPDGVYEKWDEFAAWARGQSFEDAVPFTYVEVGPPVLRPAQIFAIGLNYDAHASESGMQASATAPPVFTKFVTSITGPYDAVRLPSASVDWEVELVVVIGKRAEGVTKEQGWDHVAGLTIGQDLSEREVQLAGPVPQFSLGKSYPGFSPIGPAIVTPDELADRDDLALSCSVGDEVLQDGRTRDLIVSVPALVSYLSSVVALLPGDVIFTGTPAGVGMGRDPKRYLVPGTTLVSEIEGIGRLRNDLVAD, from the coding sequence ATGCGCTACGGAAACATCAACGGCCGCGTCGCCCTGCTCTCCGGTGACCTCGCCCTCGACGTCGAGAAGGCCAGCGACGGCCGGTTCGGCCCGGACCCCGACGGCGTCTACGAGAAGTGGGACGAGTTCGCGGCGTGGGCGCGTGGGCAGTCGTTCGAGGACGCGGTGCCGTTCACCTACGTCGAGGTCGGCCCGCCGGTGCTGCGCCCGGCGCAGATCTTCGCCATCGGCCTGAACTACGACGCGCACGCGTCCGAATCGGGCATGCAGGCCTCGGCGACCGCGCCCCCGGTGTTCACGAAGTTCGTCACGAGCATCACCGGCCCGTACGACGCGGTGCGGCTGCCCAGCGCGTCGGTCGACTGGGAGGTGGAGCTCGTGGTCGTGATCGGCAAGCGGGCCGAGGGTGTGACCAAGGAGCAGGGCTGGGACCACGTCGCGGGCCTCACGATCGGACAGGATCTGTCCGAACGCGAAGTTCAGCTCGCGGGCCCGGTGCCGCAGTTCTCGCTCGGCAAGTCCTACCCCGGCTTCAGCCCCATCGGCCCCGCGATCGTGACGCCCGACGAGCTCGCCGACCGCGACGACCTCGCACTGAGCTGCTCCGTCGGCGACGAGGTGCTGCAGGACGGCCGCACCCGTGACCTCATCGTCTCGGTGCCGGCGCTGGTTTCGTACCTGTCGTCGGTCGTGGCGCTGCTGCCGGGAGACGTGATCTTCACCGGTACGCCGGCGGGCGTCGGGATGGGCCGGGACCCCAAGCGCTACCTGGTTCCCGGTACCACGCTGGTCAGTGAGATCGAGGGCATCGGCCGGCTGCGCAACGACCTGGTTGCCGACTGA
- a CDS encoding HAD family hydrolase translates to MTAPSWKDTGPWLVALDIDGTLIREDGSLSEAVVTEVRRLDAAGHHVVLTTGRSAVSTVPVLDRLGITPRFLVCSNGAVTLRESGSGFRRHYVESFDPAESLCAIRTHLPNARFAVEDELGRYRCTEPFPDGTTGLDDAQAAVPFEALLTTKATRVVAFAPGHDMADFLALVPKMNLREVSFALACTPWLDLAAEGVNKAAAAERVRAELAVPRHRVLAVGDGHNDIELLTWAAERGRGVAMGQSPAELIAAAGELTGTVLEDGLAQVLATL, encoded by the coding sequence ATGACCGCACCGTCCTGGAAGGACACCGGACCGTGGCTCGTCGCGCTGGACATCGACGGCACTCTGATCCGCGAGGACGGCTCGCTGAGCGAAGCCGTGGTCACCGAGGTCCGCCGGCTCGACGCGGCCGGGCACCACGTCGTGCTCACCACCGGCCGCTCCGCCGTGAGCACCGTCCCCGTGCTCGACCGACTGGGCATCACACCGCGGTTCCTGGTCTGTTCCAACGGCGCCGTCACCCTGCGCGAGTCCGGATCCGGCTTCCGGCGCCACTACGTGGAGTCGTTCGACCCGGCCGAGTCCCTGTGCGCCATCCGCACGCACCTGCCGAACGCCCGCTTCGCCGTCGAGGACGAGCTGGGCCGCTACCGCTGCACCGAACCGTTCCCCGACGGCACGACCGGCCTCGACGACGCGCAGGCCGCGGTACCGTTCGAAGCCCTGCTGACCACGAAGGCCACACGCGTCGTCGCGTTCGCGCCAGGCCACGACATGGCCGATTTCCTCGCTCTGGTACCGAAAATGAACCTGCGCGAGGTGAGCTTCGCCCTCGCCTGCACCCCGTGGCTCGACCTCGCCGCCGAGGGCGTGAACAAGGCCGCGGCGGCCGAACGCGTCCGCGCCGAGCTGGCGGTCCCCCGCCACCGCGTGCTCGCCGTCGGCGACGGCCACAACGACATAGAGCTCCTCACCTGGGCCGCCGAACGCGGGCGCGGTGTCGCGATGGGACAGTCCCCCGCCGAGCTGATCGCCGCCGCGGGCGAGCTCACCGGCACCGTGCTCGAAGACGGCCTCGCGCAGGTGCTCGCGACACTATGA
- a CDS encoding Gfo/Idh/MocA family oxidoreductase, producing the protein MTAQPLRVALAGAGAFGIKHLDALARIDGVEVTAVVGRRLEQAREVAAGYGIGHATTELADVLARDDVDAVILATPTQLHARQAVAAMRAGKHVEVEIPLADSRADAERVAATARETGLVCLAGHTRRFNPSHRWVHRKVVAGELTLQQLTAQTFFFRRANLNALGEPRSWTDHLLWHHAAHTVDLFRFQTGEEIVAAHAVQGPLHPELGIAMDLSIQLRAAGGAICTLSLSFNNDGPFGTDFRYICDNGTYLARYDDLVTGKGEKVTLDGVADGIEAQDREFVAAIREGREPESSAAAVLPGYQVLADLEAELSH; encoded by the coding sequence GTGACGGCTCAGCCACTGCGCGTCGCGCTCGCCGGAGCGGGGGCGTTCGGGATCAAGCACCTCGACGCCCTCGCCCGCATAGACGGCGTCGAGGTCACCGCGGTCGTCGGCCGGCGGCTGGAGCAGGCACGCGAGGTCGCGGCCGGCTACGGCATCGGCCACGCGACCACCGAGCTGGCCGACGTGCTCGCGCGCGACGACGTCGACGCGGTCATCCTGGCCACGCCGACGCAGCTGCACGCACGGCAGGCCGTCGCCGCGATGCGGGCGGGCAAGCACGTGGAGGTCGAGATCCCGCTCGCCGACAGCCGCGCCGACGCCGAACGCGTGGCCGCCACCGCGCGTGAGACCGGCTTGGTGTGCCTGGCCGGGCACACCCGGCGCTTCAACCCGTCGCACCGCTGGGTACACCGGAAGGTGGTTGCCGGAGAGCTGACGTTGCAGCAGCTGACCGCGCAGACGTTCTTCTTCCGCCGCGCGAACCTCAACGCGCTCGGCGAACCCCGCAGCTGGACCGATCACCTGCTGTGGCACCACGCCGCGCACACCGTGGACCTGTTCCGGTTCCAGACCGGTGAGGAGATCGTGGCCGCCCACGCCGTGCAGGGGCCACTGCATCCTGAGCTCGGGATCGCGATGGACCTCTCGATCCAGCTGCGGGCGGCCGGGGGCGCGATCTGCACGCTTTCGCTGAGCTTCAACAACGACGGGCCCTTCGGTACCGACTTCCGCTACATCTGCGACAACGGGACCTACCTCGCGCGTTACGACGACCTCGTGACCGGAAAAGGCGAAAAGGTCACGCTCGACGGAGTGGCCGACGGTATCGAGGCCCAGGATCGCGAGTTCGTCGCCGCCATCCGCGAAGGCCGTGAGCCCGAATCGAGCGCCGCGGCGGTGCTCCCCGGTTACCAGGTCCTGGCCGACCTGGAGGCCGAACTTTCTCATTGA
- a CDS encoding PDR/VanB family oxidoreductase codes for MTDVEVLEVAAIRERAEGVRELTLARPDGGRLPDWTPGSHIDLVLPNGLTRQYSLCGDRWDSRTYRVAVLREPDGRGGSAYVHDVVGVGDRLGVGWPRNNFPLVPATEYLFIAGGIGITPVLPMIHQAELLGIEWHLLYGGRRRASMAFLDELATYGDRVHAVPQDERGLLDLAAWLGEAKSAARVYCCGPAPLLDAVEAACAHWPAHALHTERFVAAERTPARDEAFEVELRRSGKTIRVTPEISVLEAIRNAGVDVLSSCEHGTCGTCETVGLDGLPDHRDSLLAEHDRETADCMYVCVSRSRTDRLALDL; via the coding sequence ATGACCGACGTCGAGGTGCTGGAAGTGGCCGCGATCCGGGAGCGGGCCGAGGGCGTGCGCGAGCTGACCCTGGCGCGGCCGGACGGCGGGCGGCTGCCCGACTGGACGCCGGGGTCGCACATCGACCTGGTCCTCCCGAACGGGCTCACGCGCCAGTACTCGCTGTGCGGCGACCGCTGGGATTCCCGCACCTACCGCGTCGCCGTGCTGCGCGAGCCGGACGGGCGAGGCGGTTCGGCGTACGTGCACGACGTCGTCGGAGTCGGCGACCGCCTCGGCGTCGGCTGGCCACGCAACAACTTCCCGCTGGTGCCCGCCACCGAGTATCTGTTCATCGCCGGCGGCATCGGGATCACGCCGGTGCTGCCGATGATCCACCAGGCCGAGCTGCTCGGCATCGAGTGGCACCTCCTCTACGGCGGGCGGCGCCGCGCGTCCATGGCCTTCCTCGACGAGCTGGCCACCTACGGCGACCGTGTGCACGCCGTGCCGCAAGACGAACGGGGACTGCTCGACCTCGCCGCGTGGCTCGGCGAGGCGAAATCCGCCGCGCGCGTCTACTGCTGCGGCCCTGCCCCATTGCTGGACGCCGTCGAAGCCGCCTGCGCGCACTGGCCGGCGCACGCGCTGCACACCGAACGCTTCGTCGCGGCCGAACGCACCCCCGCCCGCGACGAGGCCTTCGAGGTGGAACTGCGCCGCTCCGGCAAGACGATCCGCGTGACGCCGGAGATCTCCGTGCTGGAAGCCATCCGCAACGCCGGCGTCGACGTCCTCTCCTCGTGCGAGCACGGCACGTGCGGCACCTGCGAAACCGTGGGGCTCGACGGCCTGCCCGACCACCGCGACTCCCTGCTCGCCGAGCACGACCGCGAGACGGCGGACTGCATGTACGTCTGCGTGTCCCGCTCCCGCACCGACCGCCTCGCCCTCGACCTCTGA
- a CDS encoding SDR family oxidoreductase — translation MKVFLAGASGVLGQRLIPRLVEAGHEVGAMTRSTGKLESLTDLGAVAILCDVFDRDALVQAVRDFKPDVVLNELTDLPDDFAKIGDHTERNARIRTEGNHNLIEAARAAGAPKILAQSVAWQLPDGPDALAVKDLEQSVLAEGGVVLSYGQFYGPGTYNEGALPAEPRVHLDRAAELTVEALDAPTGVVTIVD, via the coding sequence ATGAAGGTATTCCTCGCCGGCGCCTCCGGTGTGCTCGGGCAGCGGCTGATCCCGCGGCTGGTCGAGGCCGGGCACGAGGTCGGCGCCATGACGCGGTCGACCGGCAAGCTGGAATCGTTGACCGACCTCGGCGCCGTCGCGATCCTGTGCGACGTCTTCGACCGCGACGCGCTCGTGCAGGCCGTCCGCGACTTCAAGCCGGACGTCGTGCTCAACGAGCTCACCGATCTGCCCGACGACTTCGCCAAGATCGGCGACCACACCGAGCGCAACGCCCGCATCCGCACCGAGGGCAACCACAACCTGATCGAGGCCGCTCGCGCCGCCGGCGCGCCGAAGATCCTCGCGCAGAGCGTGGCCTGGCAACTGCCCGACGGCCCCGACGCCCTCGCGGTGAAGGACCTCGAACAGTCGGTGCTGGCCGAAGGCGGTGTCGTGCTGAGCTACGGCCAGTTCTACGGCCCCGGCACCTACAACGAGGGCGCCCTGCCCGCGGAGCCCCGCGTGCACCTCGACCGCGCGGCCGAGCTCACGGTCGAAGCGCTCGACGCGCCGACGGGTGTCGTGACGATCGTCGACTGA
- a CDS encoding GntR family transcriptional regulator — translation MVTKPTASRTEEVFETLRADLLGGRFEPGQRMKSQELSTRFGVSMSVVREALTRLAEQGLLVSTPQRGFTVRPLSVDDLADLTKVRVQIESLALRQSFELGDLSWETSVLGTHHTLERTPVILEDGSYNEDWTLAHRDFHRALLAGCGSPRLEAIATSLRDSAELYRRWYWALADDHQRDIAGEHRRLKDFALNRDADQAAELLGAHIERAPRALIAYAQENGLDSSFA, via the coding sequence GTGGTGACGAAACCTACCGCCAGCCGGACCGAGGAAGTCTTCGAGACGCTACGGGCCGACCTCCTCGGCGGCCGCTTCGAGCCGGGACAGCGCATGAAGTCCCAGGAACTGAGCACGCGCTTCGGCGTGAGCATGTCCGTGGTGCGCGAAGCATTGACGCGGCTGGCGGAGCAGGGCCTGCTGGTTTCCACGCCGCAGCGCGGGTTCACCGTGCGCCCGCTGTCCGTCGACGATCTGGCCGACCTCACGAAGGTCCGCGTTCAGATCGAGTCCCTGGCGCTGCGGCAGTCGTTCGAACTCGGCGACCTCAGCTGGGAGACGTCGGTGCTCGGCACGCACCACACGCTGGAACGCACGCCGGTGATCCTCGAAGACGGTTCCTACAACGAAGACTGGACGCTGGCCCACCGCGACTTCCACCGCGCGTTGCTGGCCGGCTGCGGCAGTCCGCGGCTCGAGGCGATCGCCACGTCGTTGCGCGACAGCGCCGAGCTCTACCGGCGCTGGTACTGGGCGCTGGCCGACGACCACCAGCGCGACATCGCCGGTGAACACCGCCGCCTCAAGGACTTCGCGCTGAACCGCGACGCCGACCAGGCCGCGGAACTGCTCGGGGCGCACATCGAACGCGCGCCGCGAGCGTTGATCGCGTACGCGCAGGAAAACGGTTTGGACTCGTCGTTCGCCTGA
- a CDS encoding PLP-dependent aminotransferase family protein, with amino-acid sequence MVGTRATSPEGRRSTEGLGADLHLDHLDLRGRHGLRTSLMDALREAVRTGRLLPGAQLPSSRTLAADLSIARNTVADAYAELVAEGWLTARQGSGTRVARRAEPRRAPTPGSDRVALRRPTPIRTSDTRFSLLPGNPDLASFPRAQWLAASRRAIMAAPHEALGYGDPRGRVELRTALADYLARARGVYASPERIVICAGFVHGLRLIGRVLRARGVSTVAVETYGVPQYNDLLTETGLETPALPLDEGGTCTEGLRSLDTGAVLLTPAHQYPTGGALRPDRRAAVVDWARSTGGLVLEDDYDGEFRYDRQPVGALQGLDPERVCYFGTASKSLAPGLRLGWLVLPRSVTPEVIAAKGHVDWAPGSFDQLALAEFLTSGDYDRHVRAMRLRYRRRRDQLVAAVAEHAPGIRVSGIAAGLHAVLDLPPGTERSVIAAGARVGLALDGLGDFAHPSARPDSGRDGLVVGYATPSDSAWSGALAALCSVLPRS; translated from the coding sequence ATGGTGGGAACACGGGCCACTTCACCCGAGGGCAGGCGCTCCACCGAGGGCCTCGGCGCCGACCTGCACCTCGACCACCTGGACCTTCGCGGCCGCCACGGCCTGCGGACGTCGCTGATGGACGCGTTGCGCGAAGCCGTGCGCACGGGCCGGTTGCTGCCCGGCGCGCAGCTGCCTTCGTCACGCACGCTCGCCGCCGACCTGTCGATCGCGCGCAACACCGTGGCCGACGCCTACGCCGAGCTCGTGGCCGAAGGCTGGCTCACCGCCCGGCAGGGTTCGGGTACGCGCGTCGCTCGTCGGGCGGAGCCCCGCCGCGCGCCGACGCCCGGCTCCGACCGCGTCGCGCTGCGCCGTCCGACGCCGATCCGCACGTCGGACACGCGGTTCAGCCTGCTGCCCGGCAACCCGGATCTGGCGAGTTTCCCGCGCGCGCAGTGGCTCGCGGCGTCCCGGCGCGCGATCATGGCCGCGCCCCACGAAGCCCTGGGCTACGGCGACCCGCGTGGCCGAGTCGAACTCCGCACGGCGCTCGCCGACTACCTCGCACGCGCCCGCGGTGTTTACGCCTCGCCCGAGCGGATCGTGATCTGCGCGGGGTTCGTGCACGGGCTGAGGTTGATCGGCCGCGTGCTGCGGGCGCGTGGGGTCAGCACGGTCGCCGTCGAGACCTACGGCGTGCCGCAGTACAACGACCTGCTCACCGAAACCGGCCTGGAGACCCCGGCGTTGCCGCTCGACGAGGGCGGCACGTGCACCGAAGGGCTGCGTTCCCTCGACACGGGCGCGGTTCTGCTCACGCCCGCGCACCAGTACCCGACCGGGGGCGCTCTGCGTCCGGACCGCCGCGCGGCCGTGGTCGACTGGGCCCGGTCGACGGGTGGGCTGGTGCTCGAAGACGACTACGACGGGGAGTTCCGGTACGACCGCCAGCCCGTGGGTGCGTTGCAGGGCCTCGATCCCGAGCGCGTCTGCTACTTCGGCACGGCGAGCAAGTCGCTGGCGCCGGGGCTGCGGCTCGGCTGGCTGGTGCTGCCGCGTTCGGTGACGCCCGAGGTGATCGCCGCGAAGGGCCACGTCGACTGGGCGCCGGGTTCGTTCGACCAGCTGGCGCTCGCCGAGTTCCTCACCTCCGGCGACTACGACCGCCACGTCCGCGCGATGCGGCTGCGCTACCGGCGCCGGCGCGACCAGCTGGTGGCGGCCGTCGCGGAGCACGCGCCGGGAATCCGCGTCTCCGGGATCGCGGCGGGGCTGCACGCGGTGCTCGACCTCCCGCCGGGCACCGAGCGTTCGGTGATCGCCGCGGGTGCGCGGGTGGGCCTGGCGCTCGACGGACTGGGCGACTTCGCGCATCCGTCGGCGCGGCCGGACAGCGGACGCGACGGGCTGGTCGTCGGGTACGCGACTCCGTCGGACAGCGCGTGGTCGGGGGCGTTGGCGGCGTTGTGCTCGGTGCTGCCGCGCTCATAG
- a CDS encoding helix-turn-helix domain-containing protein — translation MAHRSAGQSVLARVVAVLEAFDLDHGSLTASDIARRAGLSTPTAHRIVAELVELGLLERGEGHRVHVGARFWEIAAMAPRALGLREANHCSRKVRRTRGPITDVSTRRGASWWGGSFSRSRLGGRHGFSWRKLLSPTPAPDSKSCQSTSAVRTCSYRAMA, via the coding sequence ATGGCCCACCGATCGGCCGGTCAGTCGGTGCTCGCCCGGGTGGTGGCGGTGCTCGAGGCGTTCGACCTCGACCACGGTTCCCTCACCGCGTCGGACATCGCGCGCCGCGCGGGGCTGTCGACGCCGACGGCGCACCGGATCGTCGCCGAGCTCGTCGAGCTGGGCCTGCTCGAACGCGGCGAAGGTCACCGCGTGCACGTCGGCGCGCGGTTCTGGGAGATCGCCGCGATGGCGCCGCGGGCGCTCGGCCTGCGCGAGGCGAACCACTGTTCCCGCAAGGTCCGCAGGACACGCGGCCCGATCACGGACGTGAGCACGCGCCGTGGAGCGTCGTGGTGGGGCGGGTCGTTCTCGAGGAGCAGGCTCGGCGGGCGCCACGGCTTTTCGTGGCGGAAGTTGCTGAGCCCGACGCCGGCGCCGGACTCGAAGTCCTGCCAGTCCACGAGTGCGGTGCGGACCTGTTCGTACCGCGCCATGGCGTAA
- a CDS encoding VOC family protein — translation MPLHRLTSITLGVPNVGATAGYYEDFGLTPVGEKAENRFATAEGGEQLKITHSPLRRLVELGVGVDDPDDLDRIEASLAKLDVAGKRDETSLRVLDPNSNTLVVLEIAPHLVQVPVEQVPYNGPGRVSRPDGRAPGVERTNKVRPKKLGHVVIGSKDQDASQKFFTEGIGFKASDHVPSLASFLRCSTDHHNLLIQKAPVDFLHHTAWEVDDVDEVGRGATEMLEGNPERHVWGLGRHHIGSNFFWYLKDPAGNFSEYYSDLDCIVDDALWKPSVVEGTRGVYNWGPPLPPSFLKPEDLAALMTGTHSPR, via the coding sequence ATGCCGCTGCATCGTTTGACGTCGATCACGCTGGGTGTGCCCAATGTGGGGGCGACCGCTGGTTACTACGAGGATTTCGGCCTGACGCCGGTGGGCGAGAAGGCGGAGAACCGGTTCGCCACCGCCGAAGGGGGCGAGCAGCTGAAGATCACGCACTCGCCGCTGCGCCGGCTGGTGGAGCTGGGGGTGGGGGTCGACGACCCCGACGACCTGGACCGGATCGAGGCGAGCCTGGCGAAGCTCGACGTGGCCGGGAAGCGCGACGAGACGTCGCTGCGGGTGCTCGACCCGAACTCGAACACGCTGGTGGTGCTGGAGATCGCGCCGCACCTGGTGCAGGTGCCGGTGGAGCAGGTGCCGTACAACGGTCCTGGCCGGGTATCGCGGCCGGACGGCCGCGCGCCCGGCGTGGAGCGGACCAACAAGGTGCGGCCGAAGAAGCTGGGCCACGTCGTGATCGGGTCAAAGGATCAGGACGCGTCGCAGAAGTTCTTCACCGAGGGCATCGGGTTCAAGGCCAGTGACCACGTCCCGAGCCTCGCGAGCTTCCTGCGCTGCTCGACCGACCACCACAACCTGCTGATCCAGAAGGCACCGGTCGACTTCCTGCACCACACCGCGTGGGAGGTCGACGACGTCGACGAGGTCGGCCGCGGCGCCACCGAGATGCTGGAAGGCAACCCCGAGCGCCACGTCTGGGGCCTGGGCCGCCACCACATCGGGTCCAACTTCTTCTGGTACCTCAAGGATCCCGCCGGCAACTTCTCCGAGTACTACAGCGACCTCGACTGCATCGTCGACGACGCGCTCTGGAAGCCCTCGGTCGTCGAGGGCACCCGTGGTGTCTACAACTGGGGCCCGCCGCTGCCGCCGTCGTTCCTCAAGCCCGAAGACCTCGCCGCGCTCATGACCGGCACGCACAGCCCCCGCTGA
- a CDS encoding carboxymuconolactone decarboxylase family protein encodes MTTERLPEHTPRLDWMKLAPDVFKAMLRLDTAAKKHLDEGLVNLVKIRASQLNHCAFCLDMHSKDALAAGESAERILQLDAWAESKHFYTAREIAAIELTETVTVLTDGFVPDEVYAKAAQQFDETELAHLIAAITTINAFNRFGVSTRMVPGHYTPTAS; translated from the coding sequence ATGACGACTGAACGCCTGCCCGAGCACACCCCGCGCCTGGATTGGATGAAGCTCGCCCCCGACGTGTTCAAGGCGATGCTGCGCCTGGACACCGCGGCGAAGAAGCACCTCGACGAGGGCTTGGTGAACCTGGTCAAGATCCGCGCGTCGCAGCTGAACCACTGCGCGTTCTGCCTCGACATGCACAGCAAGGACGCCCTGGCCGCCGGCGAGTCGGCCGAACGCATCCTGCAGCTGGACGCGTGGGCCGAGTCGAAGCACTTCTACACCGCGCGCGAGATCGCGGCGATCGAGCTGACCGAGACCGTCACCGTGCTCACCGACGGCTTCGTGCCCGACGAGGTCTACGCGAAGGCGGCGCAGCAGTTCGACGAGACCGAGCTCGCCCACCTCATCGCGGCGATCACGACGATCAACGCGTTCAACCGCTTCGGTGTGTCGACCCGCATGGTGCCGGGTCACTACACGCCCACCGCGTCCTGA
- a CDS encoding SDR family NAD(P)-dependent oxidoreductase produces the protein MTTITTPFGARATAAEVLAGVDLTGRRVIVTGGASGLGAETVRALATAGAHVTIATRTPAHAKQLVEEFPRVDVAALDLADLGSVRAFCAQWKKPVDALVANAGVMALPEREVIAEGWEMHLGINFLGHFALVTGLWDALRSGGGARIVVLSSGAHLLTDFSFADPHFERRPYDPLVAYGQSKTASVLLAVGISRRWAGEGIYANACAPGVIRTNLLRHLAPDALRLLGALDADGNAITPAYFKTPEQGAATPTLLAVSPLLDGVTGRYFEDNQESPVIDGGAHLAAGGVDAMAGVARWALDPVAADRLWDYASAAVR, from the coding sequence ATGACCACCATCACCACCCCGTTCGGCGCGCGAGCCACGGCCGCCGAGGTCCTCGCCGGAGTGGACCTGACTGGCCGCCGCGTGATCGTCACCGGCGGTGCCTCAGGCCTCGGCGCCGAGACGGTCCGCGCGCTCGCCACGGCCGGCGCGCACGTCACCATCGCCACCCGCACGCCGGCTCACGCCAAGCAGCTCGTCGAGGAGTTCCCGCGCGTCGACGTCGCGGCGCTCGACCTCGCCGACCTCGGTTCGGTGCGGGCCTTCTGCGCGCAGTGGAAAAAGCCGGTCGACGCGCTGGTCGCCAACGCCGGTGTGATGGCGCTGCCCGAGCGCGAGGTCATCGCCGAGGGCTGGGAAATGCACCTGGGCATCAACTTCCTGGGCCACTTCGCGCTTGTCACCGGCCTGTGGGACGCTCTGCGCTCCGGCGGCGGAGCCCGCATCGTCGTCCTCAGTTCCGGTGCGCACCTGCTGACCGACTTCTCTTTCGCCGACCCGCATTTCGAGCGGCGGCCCTACGACCCGCTCGTCGCCTACGGGCAGTCGAAGACCGCCAGTGTGCTGCTCGCCGTCGGGATCAGCCGCCGCTGGGCCGGCGAAGGGATCTACGCCAACGCGTGTGCCCCGGGCGTCATCCGCACGAACCTCCTGCGCCACCTCGCTCCCGACGCCCTGCGCCTGCTCGGCGCCCTCGACGCCGACGGCAACGCCATCACCCCGGCCTACTTCAAGACTCCCGAGCAGGGCGCGGCCACTCCCACGCTGCTCGCCGTGTCGCCGCTGCTCGACGGCGTGACCGGCCGCTACTTCGAGGACAACCAGGAGTCGCCGGTCATCGACGGCGGCGCGCACCTCGCCGCCGGCGGCGTGGACGCGATGGCCGGCGTCGCGCGCTGGGCCCTCGACCCGGTCGCGGCGGATCGCCTGTGGGACTACGCCTCGGCCGCTGTGCGCTAG
- a CDS encoding MFS transporter, translated as MTSLDVRKTPGPPRPGISTGFAVLLAVVCGIAVANIYYAQPLLEDIGHDLGVGAAGLGYVTTVTQVGYFAGLILLVPLGDLLNRRVLIPVGSVIAALALLGVAVSPGPVLFFIASGVVGLATVVQQVIIAYSAVLASPESRGRVLGIVTSGVVIGILLARTVAGLLADAFGWRSVFVVSAVLMLGVAVLLGLRLPPELPDRPSVSYRKLIASIVTLTVRERVFRVRSLITLFMFAGFGALWGSMALPLSAEPWNLSTSAVGLFGLVGAAGAFGAARAGSLADRGRAQWVTGITLVLFAVSWLPIAWLPKSLIPLIIGIIVIDFAGQAIHVTNQHLIVGLDPNASSRLIGSNMAYYSVGFGGGAVAATTVYSALGWTAVCVLGAGFSLVALLVWGVDRLSTARLAPAAA; from the coding sequence ATGACCTCCCTCGACGTCCGGAAAACCCCCGGACCACCACGCCCCGGCATCAGCACCGGGTTCGCCGTCCTGCTCGCCGTCGTCTGCGGCATCGCGGTGGCCAACATCTACTACGCCCAGCCGCTGCTGGAGGACATCGGCCACGACCTCGGCGTCGGCGCGGCCGGGCTCGGCTACGTGACGACCGTGACCCAGGTCGGCTACTTCGCCGGCCTGATCCTGCTCGTGCCGCTGGGTGACCTGCTCAACCGCCGCGTGCTCATCCCCGTCGGCTCGGTGATCGCCGCGCTGGCGCTGCTCGGCGTGGCCGTGTCACCCGGGCCGGTGCTGTTCTTCATCGCCAGCGGCGTGGTCGGCCTCGCGACGGTGGTGCAGCAGGTGATCATCGCCTACTCCGCCGTGCTGGCCAGTCCCGAATCCCGCGGCCGCGTGCTCGGCATCGTGACCAGCGGCGTCGTGATCGGCATCCTGCTCGCGCGGACCGTGGCCGGTCTGCTCGCCGACGCGTTCGGCTGGCGCTCGGTGTTCGTCGTCTCCGCGGTGCTGATGCTCGGCGTCGCGGTCCTGCTCGGCCTGCGGCTGCCCCCGGAGCTGCCGGACCGGCCTTCGGTCTCGTACCGCAAGCTGATCGCGTCGATCGTCACGCTGACCGTGCGCGAGCGCGTGTTCCGCGTGCGGAGCCTGATCACACTGTTCATGTTCGCCGGCTTCGGCGCGCTGTGGGGCTCGATGGCACTGCCGCTTTCCGCCGAGCCGTGGAACTTGTCGACGTCGGCGGTCGGGCTGTTCGGCCTCGTCGGCGCCGCTGGCGCGTTCGGGGCCGCTCGCGCCGGCTCCCTGGCCGACCGTGGCCGGGCGCAGTGGGTCACCGGCATCACGCTGGTGCTGTTCGCGGTGTCCTGGCTGCCGATCGCGTGGCTGCCGAAGTCGCTGATCCCGCTTATCATCGGCATCATCGTGATCGACTTCGCCGGCCAGGCCATCCACGTGACCAATCAGCACCTCATCGTGGGCCTCGACCCGAACGCGAGCAGCCGCCTCATCGGCAGCAACATGGCGTACTACTCCGTGGGTTTCGGCGGTGGCGCCGTCGCGGCGACCACCGTGTACAGCGCGTTGGGCTGGACCGCGGTCTGCGTCCTCGGCGCCGGGTTCAGCCTGGTGGCCCTGCTGGTGTGGGGCGTCGACCGGCTCTCCACGGCCCGCCTCGCTCCGGCAGCGGCCTGA